The Flavobacterium jumunjinense genome includes a region encoding these proteins:
- a CDS encoding DEAD/DEAH box helicase, with translation MSNQFSKLGIALPILKSLTDLKIDTPTEIQEKTIPVLLKQTDDFVGLAKTGTGKTAAFGLPLLQLIESDNQNIQAVILVPTRELGHQIFSNMETFAKYLPEISITATCGGIPIKPQIERLSKPTHIVIATPGRLIDLIKRNAINIKQAKYLILDEADEMVTVLKEGLDEIITELPKSRRTLLFSATMPGTIKQLIQNYMSKHVTQVSANMETVGNNSIDHQYVVVDPIEKLDVLMHFLNSREGERGIIFCKTKAAVNKLAKNLAINRFSSGALHGSLTQPIRDRIMDQFREGHINILVATDLAARGIDVKEISYVVNYHLPDVYEAYVHRSGRTARAGANGLSLTVLQEEETAELADFQNELGIRFTEFKKPDHQSIEDNNAFLWAKQIFKTKPNSEISPALKDQIKTVFHHLTKDELIEKLLANYVLQNKSEVVVKEKKLGKKKR, from the coding sequence ATGTCAAATCAATTTTCCAAGTTAGGAATTGCGCTACCAATACTAAAAAGTTTAACCGATTTAAAAATCGATACTCCAACAGAAATTCAAGAGAAAACAATTCCTGTTTTATTAAAACAAACAGACGATTTTGTAGGTTTAGCTAAAACCGGAACTGGAAAAACAGCAGCTTTTGGATTGCCGTTACTTCAATTAATCGAATCGGATAATCAAAATATCCAAGCGGTAATTTTAGTCCCAACAAGAGAGCTAGGTCATCAAATTTTTAGCAATATGGAAACTTTTGCTAAATATTTACCAGAAATTTCTATCACGGCAACTTGTGGAGGAATTCCTATTAAACCACAAATTGAGCGTTTATCTAAACCAACACATATTGTAATTGCTACTCCAGGTCGTTTAATCGATTTAATTAAGCGAAATGCCATCAACATTAAGCAAGCAAAGTATTTAATACTTGATGAAGCTGATGAAATGGTAACGGTTTTAAAAGAAGGACTAGACGAAATTATAACGGAACTTCCAAAAAGCAGAAGAACACTATTGTTTTCTGCAACAATGCCTGGAACAATTAAGCAACTAATTCAAAACTACATGTCTAAGCACGTTACGCAAGTGAGTGCTAATATGGAAACCGTTGGAAACAACAGTATCGATCATCAATATGTAGTAGTTGATCCTATTGAAAAGTTAGACGTTTTAATGCACTTCTTAAATTCAAGAGAAGGTGAACGCGGTATTATATTCTGTAAAACAAAAGCTGCCGTTAACAAATTAGCTAAAAACTTAGCTATTAATCGGTTTTCTTCTGGAGCATTACACGGAAGTTTAACACAGCCGATTCGTGATCGTATTATGGATCAGTTTCGTGAAGGACATATCAATATATTAGTTGCTACCGATTTAGCTGCGAGAGGAATCGACGTTAAAGAAATTTCATATGTAGTAAACTATCATTTACCTGATGTTTATGAAGCATATGTACATAGAAGTGGAAGAACAGCTAGAGCTGGAGCAAATGGTTTATCGTTAACGGTTTTACAAGAAGAAGAAACAGCCGAATTAGCTGATTTTCAAAATGAATTAGGTATTCGTTTCACAGAGTTTAAAAAACCAGATCATCAAAGTATTGAAGACAACAATGCTTTTCTATGGGCAAAACAAATTTTCAAAACGAAACCTAATAGTGAAATTTCTCCTGCTTTAAAAGATCAAATAAAAACTGTTTTTCATCATTTAACGAAAGATGAATTGATTGAGAAATTGTTAGCTAATTATGTTTTGCAAAATAAAAGTGAAGTTGTTGTAAAAGAAAAAAAACTAGGAAAAAAGAAAAGATAA
- a CDS encoding helix-turn-helix domain-containing protein, with protein sequence MSQLLIYREKLNLTQEQLATKANVSVRTIQRIEAGTIPKGHTLDALCKALDISKEELLQKNIQETKNNYQLLKYINLSSLLLLFIPLGSIIAPLILMHWKKEVNSITKQIVSVQIVWTIAFPIITLAIAFIGKWLSLNKQVLPLTMVLLFIINVYIILRNAIEINKNKKLYIGLNFNLF encoded by the coding sequence ATGTCTCAACTTCTTATTTACAGAGAAAAATTAAATTTAACACAAGAACAATTAGCGACAAAAGCCAATGTTTCAGTTAGAACCATTCAAAGAATTGAAGCAGGCACTATTCCAAAAGGACATACATTAGATGCTCTATGTAAAGCCTTAGATATTAGTAAAGAAGAATTACTTCAAAAAAACATTCAGGAAACCAAAAACAACTATCAACTCCTAAAATACATTAATCTTTCTTCATTACTACTGCTCTTTATTCCATTAGGAAGCATTATTGCTCCCCTAATACTTATGCATTGGAAAAAAGAAGTTAACAGCATTACTAAACAAATTGTATCTGTTCAAATTGTATGGACAATTGCTTTCCCTATTATTACATTGGCAATTGCTTTTATTGGAAAATGGCTTTCATTAAACAAGCAAGTACTTCCTCTAACAATGGTACTATTATTTATAATTAATGTTTATATTATTCTTCGGAACGCTATCGAAATCAACAAAAACAAAAAACTATACATCGGACTGAATTTCAATCTATTCTAA
- the rluF gene encoding 23S rRNA pseudouridine(2604) synthase RluF, whose product MEEEKLVRINKFLSESGYCSRREADRLIEQGRITINGVVPEMGTKIGPNDEVRANGQLIQEKNDNRIYLVLNKPTGIECTTNLDVRENVVSYLDYPERVFPIGRLDKASEGLLLLTNDGDIVNKILRARNNHEKEYIVTVNKTITDRFIESMANGIPILDTITRKCKVEQVSKNTFRIVLTQGLNRQIRRMCEYLDYEVVALKRTRIMNISLDVPVGEYRLLTAKEMEGLNELISQSSKTEEASLPSNKSKFTGSRNYDERNR is encoded by the coding sequence ATGGAAGAAGAAAAATTAGTTCGTATTAATAAGTTTTTATCTGAATCGGGATATTGCTCTCGCAGAGAAGCCGATCGTTTAATTGAACAAGGTCGCATTACAATTAACGGAGTTGTTCCAGAAATGGGTACAAAAATAGGACCGAATGATGAAGTAAGAGCCAACGGACAACTTATTCAAGAGAAAAATGACAATCGAATTTATTTAGTACTCAACAAACCTACAGGTATTGAATGTACTACAAATTTAGATGTTAGAGAGAATGTAGTTTCTTATCTCGATTACCCAGAACGTGTTTTCCCTATTGGTCGTTTAGATAAAGCCAGTGAAGGTTTATTATTATTAACCAATGATGGTGATATAGTAAACAAAATTCTGAGAGCAAGAAACAACCACGAAAAAGAATATATCGTTACAGTAAACAAAACCATTACTGATCGTTTCATTGAAAGTATGGCTAACGGAATTCCGATTCTTGATACAATTACTCGAAAATGCAAAGTAGAACAAGTAAGTAAAAACACTTTTCGAATTGTTTTAACACAAGGATTGAATCGTCAAATTCGTAGAATGTGTGAATACCTTGATTATGAAGTAGTAGCCTTAAAACGTACTCGAATCATGAATATCTCGCTTGATGTTCCTGTTGGAGAATATCGTTTATTAACAGCTAAAGAAATGGAAGGATTAAACGAATTAATATCACAATCAAGTAAGACAGAAGAAGCAAGTTTACCAAGCAATAAAAGTAAATTTACTGGAAGCAGAAATTACGATGAAAGAAACAGATAG